In Phaseolus vulgaris cultivar G19833 chromosome 10, P. vulgaris v2.0, whole genome shotgun sequence, a single genomic region encodes these proteins:
- the LOC137813933 gene encoding protein MAIN-LIKE 1-like has translation MSLLWLQEKHVTKDVWEGNERLLRPKRHAIWVVKHEDTLDQRVKHLVDYSSFGHLLKFKNIDFNHLLLKTLVEKWRTETRTFHFPLDETIVTLEDVELVLGLLVDGEAVTEITIGDLVSLCEQLLGFIPPTTTVQGNAINFSWLNNTFPELSHDGTDDVIAQHARAQILYRPGSRK, from the coding sequence ATGTCCCTATTGTGGCTCCAAGAGAAACATGTTACTAAAGATGTATGGGAAGGTAATGAAAGACTATTGAGACCCAAAAGACATGCAATCTGGGTAGTAAAGCATGAGGATACACTTGACCAACGAGTCAAACACTTAGTTGACTATTCTAGTTTTGgacatttgttaaaatttaagaaCATTGACTTCAACCACCTACTACTTAAAACTTTAGTGGAAAAGTGGAGAACAGAGACTCGTACCTTTCACTTTCCTCTTGATGAAACAATTGTTACATTGGAAGATGTGGAATTGGTATTGGGTTTACTTGTTGATGGAGAGGCTGTCACCGAGATTACTATTGGTGATTTAGTATCTTTGTGTGAGCAGTTGCTCGGATTTATACCACCCACTACAACTGTGCAAGGAAATGCAATTAATTTTTCTTGGCTTAACAACACTTTTCCGGAACTGTCACATGATGGAACCGACGATGTTATTGCTCAACATGCTCGAGCCCAgatattgtaccgccctggtagtcggaagtga